One window from the genome of Streptomyces sp. WZ-12 encodes:
- a CDS encoding terpene synthase family protein: MPHPARLNPHLEAARAHSKAWAREMNMLEGSGIWDEHDLDSHDYALLCAYTHPECSEEALNLVTDWYVWVFFFDDHFLEEFKRTLDREGGKAYLDRLPAFMPMDLNVPTELRAPVPEPTNPVEAGLADLWRRTVPSMSLDWRRRFAESTENLLNESLWELSNININRIANPVEYIEMRRKVGGAPWSAGLVEYATGAEIPAAVADSRPLRVLKDTFSDAVHLRNDLFSYQREIEDEGELSNGVLVLETFLDCTTQEAADAVNELITSRLQQFEDTVLTELPPLFVDRGLDPAGAAAVLAYAKGLQDWQSGGHEWHLRSSRYMNGGGAGAPGSTAAPWSPLVFGGLGTEGLGALAAGALGLGAAGAELRTALATAGTQRLRRRTHAPHQKVGPSQLPDFAMPFTTTLSPHLDTARRNVVTWAHAMGMLRPQPGVPLSDVWDEDALVRFDFALCAAGLHPDATSDQLDLSTQWLTWGTYADDYYPAVFGRTRDVATAHATTKRLSGLMPLDASERAPEPVNALERALADLWSRTAAPLAPEARRAFKETVDTMTASWLWELDNQVQHRIPDPVDYIEMRRATFGSDLTMSLSRLGHGRRVPPEVYRSGPMRSLENAAADYACLLNDVFSYQKEIEYEGEVHNGVLVVQNFFDCDYPTALAIVHDLMASRLREFQHVAAHQLPVLYDDFKLSDEARATLGGYVRELENWLAGILTWHRECRRYRPEYLRRRPGAPGWLPGPTGLGTSGARVAAGVLG, translated from the coding sequence ATGCCGCATCCGGCCCGGCTCAACCCGCACCTGGAGGCCGCGCGGGCGCACTCCAAGGCATGGGCCCGGGAGATGAACATGCTGGAGGGTTCCGGCATTTGGGACGAGCACGACCTCGATTCCCACGACTACGCGCTGCTGTGCGCCTACACCCACCCGGAGTGCTCCGAGGAGGCGCTCAACCTCGTCACCGACTGGTACGTCTGGGTCTTCTTCTTCGACGACCACTTCCTGGAGGAGTTCAAGCGCACCCTGGACCGGGAGGGCGGGAAGGCGTACCTGGACCGGTTGCCGGCGTTCATGCCGATGGACCTCAACGTGCCGACGGAGCTGCGCGCGCCCGTGCCGGAGCCGACCAACCCGGTCGAGGCGGGGCTGGCGGACCTGTGGCGGCGCACCGTGCCCTCGATGTCGCTGGACTGGCGCCGCCGGTTCGCCGAGAGCACCGAGAACCTGCTGAACGAGTCCCTCTGGGAACTCTCCAACATCAACATCAACCGGATCGCCAACCCCGTCGAGTACATCGAGATGCGCCGGAAGGTGGGCGGCGCCCCCTGGTCGGCGGGGCTGGTGGAGTACGCGACCGGCGCCGAGATCCCGGCCGCGGTCGCCGACTCCCGCCCGCTGAGGGTCCTGAAGGACACCTTCTCCGACGCCGTCCACCTGCGCAACGACCTCTTCTCGTACCAGCGCGAGATCGAGGACGAGGGCGAACTCAGCAACGGCGTCCTGGTGTTGGAGACGTTCCTGGACTGCACCACCCAGGAGGCCGCGGACGCGGTCAACGAGCTGATCACCTCCCGCCTCCAACAGTTCGAGGACACCGTCCTCACCGAGCTGCCGCCGCTCTTCGTCGACCGCGGCCTGGACCCGGCCGGTGCCGCCGCCGTGCTCGCGTACGCCAAGGGCCTCCAGGACTGGCAGTCCGGCGGCCACGAGTGGCACCTGCGCTCCAGCCGCTACATGAACGGCGGCGGCGCCGGCGCCCCCGGCAGCACCGCGGCCCCCTGGTCGCCGCTGGTCTTCGGCGGCCTGGGTACCGAGGGACTCGGCGCGCTCGCCGCCGGCGCCCTGGGCCTGGGCGCCGCCGGCGCCGAACTGCGCACCGCCCTGGCCACCGCCGGCACCCAGCGGCTGCGCCGGCGCACCCACGCCCCCCACCAGAAGGTCGGCCCCTCCCAACTCCCCGACTTCGCCATGCCGTTCACCACCACCCTCAGCCCCCACCTCGACACCGCCCGGCGCAACGTCGTCACCTGGGCGCACGCGATGGGGATGCTCCGACCGCAGCCGGGCGTGCCGCTCTCCGACGTCTGGGACGAGGACGCGCTGGTCCGCTTCGACTTCGCGCTGTGCGCCGCCGGCCTGCACCCCGACGCCACGTCGGACCAACTCGACCTCAGCACCCAGTGGTTGACCTGGGGCACCTACGCGGACGACTACTACCCCGCGGTCTTCGGCCGCACCCGCGACGTCGCCACCGCGCACGCCACCACCAAGCGCCTTTCCGGCCTGATGCCCCTCGACGCGTCCGAGCGGGCCCCCGAGCCGGTCAACGCCCTCGAACGCGCCCTGGCCGACCTGTGGTCACGCACCGCGGCCCCGCTGGCCCCGGAGGCCCGCCGCGCTTTCAAGGAAACCGTCGACACGATGACCGCGAGCTGGCTCTGGGAGCTCGACAACCAGGTCCAGCACCGCATCCCGGACCCGGTCGACTACATCGAGATGCGCCGCGCCACCTTCGGCTCCGACCTCACCATGAGCCTGAGCCGGCTCGGCCACGGCCGCCGGGTCCCGCCGGAGGTCTACCGCAGCGGCCCGATGCGCTCCCTGGAGAACGCCGCCGCCGACTACGCCTGCCTGCTCAACGACGTCTTCTCGTACCAGAAGGAGATCGAGTACGAGGGCGAGGTGCACAACGGCGTCCTCGTCGTCCAGAACTTCTTCGACTGCGACTACCCGACCGCGCTGGCCATCGTCCACGACCTGATGGCCTCCCGCCTGCGCGAGTTCCAACACGTCGCCGCCCACCAACTACCCGTCCTCTACGACGACTTCAAGCTCTCCGACGAGGCCCGCGCCACCCTCGGCGGCTACGTCCGCGAACTGGAGAACTGGCTCGCCGGCATCCTCACGTGGCACCGGGAGTGCCGCCGCTACCGCCCCGAGTACCTCCGCCGCCGGCCCGGTGCCCCCGGCTGGCTCCCGGGCCCGACGGGGCTGGGGACGTCGGGGGCGCGGGTGGCGGCGGGGGTGCTCGGGTAG
- a CDS encoding GntR family transcriptional regulator has translation MADDAGAGEGLTRADRARRVAHVLRGQVLRGAFPGGVLPDERALIAEFGTSRNTVREALGLLRDEGLVERRRGVGTVVVGRTYEHPLGELSGLAEVLQRHGTVVNEVRAARTVRAPASVARRLGLPEGSEAVYLERLRRVDGTPLSLDCTYLIPEVGGPLLALGRARLESRDVFDLIERAAGRPLGSAEVAVRAVVGDPATCEVLGMPAGGAVLAVDRLTRLADGRPADLEFIHLRGDRLTLRARLDRVREG, from the coding sequence ATGGCGGACGACGCCGGGGCCGGGGAGGGGCTGACGCGCGCGGACCGGGCGCGGCGGGTGGCGCACGTGCTGCGCGGGCAGGTGCTGCGGGGCGCGTTCCCCGGGGGCGTGCTGCCCGACGAACGGGCGCTGATCGCGGAGTTCGGGACCTCGCGGAACACCGTCCGGGAGGCGCTGGGGCTGCTGCGCGACGAGGGGCTGGTGGAGCGGCGGCGCGGGGTGGGGACGGTGGTGGTCGGCCGGACCTACGAGCACCCGTTGGGCGAACTGTCCGGTCTGGCCGAGGTGTTGCAGCGGCACGGGACGGTGGTCAACGAGGTGCGGGCGGCGCGGACCGTGCGGGCGCCGGCCTCGGTGGCCCGACGGTTGGGGCTCCCGGAGGGGAGCGAGGCGGTCTATCTGGAGCGGCTGCGCCGGGTGGACGGCACCCCGCTGTCGTTGGACTGCACGTACCTCATCCCCGAAGTGGGCGGCCCGCTGCTGGCGTTGGGGCGGGCGCGGCTGGAGAGCCGGGACGTCTTCGACCTGATCGAGCGGGCGGCCGGGCGGCCGTTGGGGTCGGCGGAGGTGGCCGTGCGGGCGGTGGTCGGTGACCCGGCGACGTGCGAGGTGCTGGGGATGCCGGCGGGGGGCGCGGTGCTGGCCGTGGACCGGCTGACGCGGCTGGCGGACGGGCGGCCGGCCGACCTGGAGTTCATCCATCTGCGCGGGGACCGACTGACGTTGCGGGCCCGGCTGGACCGGGTGCGGGAGGGGTGA
- a CDS encoding Lrp/AsnC family transcriptional regulator, with protein sequence MSTKSAPFDELDRKIVAALIDNGRASFAEIGSAIGLSPTAVKRRVDRLRQNNVITGFSATVRPAALGWLTEAYVEVYCDSAAPPRRLAEVVRNHPEIAAAMTVTGGADALLHVRATDVEHFEEVLERIRTEPFIRKTISYMVLSHLIPDSPEAGARRRPGDRAAAPDRARDRPQPPQHAANQR encoded by the coding sequence ATGAGCACCAAGTCCGCGCCGTTCGACGAGCTGGACCGCAAGATCGTCGCCGCGCTGATCGACAACGGCCGGGCCAGCTTCGCGGAGATCGGCTCGGCCATCGGCCTCTCCCCCACCGCCGTCAAACGCCGGGTGGACCGGCTCCGCCAGAACAACGTGATCACCGGCTTCTCCGCCACCGTCCGCCCCGCCGCCCTGGGCTGGCTCACCGAGGCGTACGTGGAGGTGTACTGCGACAGCGCGGCCCCGCCCCGGCGCCTGGCGGAGGTGGTCCGCAACCACCCGGAGATCGCCGCCGCGATGACCGTCACCGGCGGCGCCGACGCCCTGCTGCACGTCCGGGCCACCGACGTCGAGCACTTCGAGGAGGTCCTCGAACGCATCCGCACCGAGCCGTTCATCCGGAAGACGATCAGCTACATGGTCCTCTCCCACCTGATCCCGGACAGCCCCGAGGCGGGTGCCCGCCGCCGCCCCGGCGACCGGGCCGCCGCCCCCGAC
- a CDS encoding MFS transporter translates to MSRVLQALRPRPSTATPRRAVTVAMCLCVTLVVGMVSAVNLAIPDLSAGPLHPSAEAVVWVVDGYVVVFACLLVPAGALADRRGRKGVLLCGMAVFVVGSVVCAAAPHVGALIAGRMLSGVGAAAVLPNTLALLVDGLADGPRRRAIAVWAAMTGLAAVLGNVGGGAAIQYGSWRTLFVCVVPIAVGAWLLVAAVAPVPARHPGPVAPLTAALFTGGFLALLNGIVSGPQAGWLSPWVLGSLALAGLLLTGWVRREMRSPEPLLDPRVLARPAVRAGAVGMAVLFVGVFGLFYLNGQYLQYAKGYGPLGAGVRLLPMAAALLVGPRCGLLLERWCGRRGAVAAGMLVLAGGLATVSAADAGTPYALYALGAGLTALGCGTATPLLSHAMMAALPPERAGVGSGLQSLTRELGSALGIAVTGTLTTAAFTAHLPAPLAGPGGPTTVAAAEAAVGGRGADLRAAVVAAFTGGLHVATLVLAAGVAVAAVAVFRWMPKG, encoded by the coding sequence GTGAGCCGGGTGCTCCAGGCGTTGCGACCGCGGCCGTCGACGGCGACGCCACGGCGGGCGGTGACGGTCGCGATGTGCCTGTGCGTGACGCTGGTGGTGGGGATGGTCTCCGCGGTCAACCTGGCCATCCCGGACCTGTCCGCCGGGCCGCTGCACCCGTCCGCCGAGGCGGTGGTGTGGGTGGTGGACGGCTATGTGGTGGTCTTCGCCTGCCTGTTGGTGCCGGCCGGGGCGCTGGCCGACCGGCGCGGCCGCAAGGGCGTGCTGCTGTGCGGGATGGCGGTCTTCGTCGTCGGCTCGGTGGTGTGCGCGGCGGCGCCGCACGTCGGTGCGCTGATCGCCGGGCGGATGCTCAGCGGGGTGGGCGCCGCGGCCGTCCTGCCGAACACCCTGGCGCTGCTGGTGGACGGGCTGGCGGACGGGCCGCGGCGCCGGGCGATCGCGGTCTGGGCGGCGATGACGGGGCTGGCCGCGGTGCTGGGCAACGTGGGCGGCGGCGCGGCCATCCAGTACGGGAGTTGGCGGACGCTGTTCGTCTGCGTGGTGCCGATCGCGGTGGGCGCCTGGCTGCTGGTCGCCGCGGTCGCACCGGTGCCGGCGCGGCATCCGGGGCCGGTCGCGCCGCTGACCGCGGCGCTGTTCACCGGCGGGTTCCTGGCGCTGCTCAACGGCATCGTGAGCGGGCCGCAGGCGGGCTGGCTGAGCCCGTGGGTGCTCGGCTCGCTCGCGCTGGCCGGGCTGCTGCTGACCGGCTGGGTGCGGCGCGAGATGCGTTCCCCGGAGCCCCTGTTGGACCCCCGGGTGCTGGCCCGCCCCGCCGTCCGGGCCGGGGCGGTCGGGATGGCGGTGCTCTTCGTCGGCGTGTTCGGGCTGTTCTACCTCAACGGGCAGTACCTCCAATACGCCAAGGGTTACGGCCCGTTGGGCGCCGGGGTGCGGCTGCTGCCGATGGCGGCGGCGCTGCTGGTGGGGCCGCGCTGCGGGTTGCTGCTGGAGCGGTGGTGCGGGCGGCGGGGCGCGGTCGCCGCCGGGATGCTCGTACTGGCCGGCGGGCTGGCCACGGTGTCGGCGGCCGACGCCGGCACCCCGTACGCGCTGTACGCCCTCGGGGCCGGGCTGACCGCGCTGGGCTGCGGCACCGCGACCCCGCTGCTCTCGCACGCGATGATGGCCGCGCTGCCGCCGGAGCGGGCCGGGGTGGGCTCCGGACTCCAGAGCCTGACCCGGGAGTTGGGGAGCGCACTGGGGATCGCGGTGACCGGCACGCTCACCACCGCGGCCTTCACCGCCCACCTGCCGGCGCCGCTGGCCGGTCCCGGCGGCCCGACGACGGTCGCGGCGGCGGAGGCCGCCGTCGGCGGCCGGGGCGCCGACCTGCGGGCCGCGGTGGTGGCGGCGTTCACGGGGGGATTGCACGTGGCGACATTGGTGTTGGCGGCGGGGGTCGCGGTGGCGGCGGTCGCCGTCTTCCGCTGGATGCCGAAGGGGTAG
- a CDS encoding amidohydrolase family protein: MANGSANEQQGQAAAQESEREEGGPPAGFGRRGFLAGVAGAGAGGLLGGAGAGTAYARESAVRASPKGQPPLRPDQFAGDRQLLVPEVVLLPDGPVRDHAVLVEGGTFRAVGPAARLLAAHRDGPAPVRLDGHLLMPGFVDAHHHLTQSFGKAQSFGQPSEIFTTIWEPLEHALDDETAYLSAKLAALEALRGGFTTVADAGTRAPVDVAAVARGTEEAGLRCVLGKIVSNGTGGPAHLGRWSGHPLVHPSLAIAVPEDATGAVLKRTADLCAEAGAVFQIHVNEHLASVERSLKSVGRRPVDYLHHLGALGPHTLGAHATLLTPAEMRQLADTGAAISYNPVASAWKGNAVAHATMLAALGVRFGTGTDGTRGDGFRLVDAAETAQRLAYGLAAGDSVCGAGHLWLEHATAGGADALGLGRVTGRIAVGRAADYLLVDLAVPELTPSYDLRWELVRLANRDQIRAVVVAGRLRLWEGWPPDWDAQALVARAAEVGPAVVKRAALRRVDPR, encoded by the coding sequence TTGGCGAACGGGTCGGCGAACGAGCAGCAGGGCCAGGCAGCGGCGCAGGAGTCGGAGCGGGAGGAGGGCGGGCCGCCCGCCGGCTTCGGGCGGCGGGGCTTCCTCGCCGGGGTGGCCGGCGCCGGCGCGGGCGGGCTGCTCGGCGGGGCGGGCGCCGGCACCGCGTACGCCCGGGAGTCGGCCGTGCGCGCGAGCCCCAAGGGACAACCGCCGCTCCGCCCCGACCAGTTCGCCGGCGACCGGCAACTGCTCGTCCCGGAGGTGGTGCTGCTGCCGGACGGACCGGTGCGCGACCACGCCGTCCTCGTCGAGGGCGGCACCTTCCGCGCGGTCGGCCCGGCCGCCCGGCTGCTCGCCGCGCACCGCGACGGGCCGGCGCCGGTCCGGCTCGACGGCCACCTCCTGATGCCGGGCTTCGTCGACGCGCACCACCACCTCACCCAGAGCTTCGGCAAGGCCCAGTCGTTCGGGCAGCCGTCGGAGATCTTCACGACCATCTGGGAGCCGCTGGAGCACGCGCTGGACGACGAGACCGCCTATCTGTCCGCGAAGTTGGCCGCCCTGGAGGCGCTGCGCGGCGGCTTCACCACCGTCGCCGACGCCGGAACCCGGGCGCCGGTCGACGTCGCGGCGGTGGCCAGGGGCACCGAGGAGGCCGGCCTCCGCTGCGTCCTGGGCAAGATCGTCTCCAACGGGACCGGTGGGCCGGCTCACTTGGGGCGCTGGAGCGGCCACCCGCTGGTCCACCCCTCCCTGGCCATCGCCGTCCCCGAGGACGCCACCGGCGCGGTCCTGAAGCGGACCGCGGACCTCTGCGCCGAGGCCGGGGCGGTCTTCCAGATCCACGTCAACGAGCATCTGGCGTCCGTGGAGCGCTCGTTGAAGAGCGTAGGGCGCCGCCCGGTGGACTACCTGCACCACCTCGGCGCCCTCGGCCCGCACACCCTGGGCGCGCACGCCACCCTCCTGACCCCCGCCGAGATGCGGCAACTGGCCGACACCGGCGCGGCGATCAGCTACAACCCGGTGGCCAGCGCCTGGAAGGGCAACGCGGTCGCGCACGCCACCATGCTGGCCGCGCTCGGCGTCCGCTTCGGCACCGGCACCGACGGCACCCGCGGCGACGGCTTCCGCCTGGTGGACGCCGCGGAGACGGCCCAGCGACTGGCCTACGGGCTGGCCGCGGGCGACTCGGTGTGCGGCGCCGGGCACCTGTGGCTGGAGCACGCCACCGCGGGCGGCGCCGACGCCCTCGGCCTGGGCCGCGTCACCGGCCGGATAGCCGTCGGCAGGGCCGCCGACTACCTCCTGGTGGACCTGGCCGTCCCCGAACTCACGCCCTCCTACGACCTGCGCTGGGAACTCGTCCGGCTCGCCAACCGGGACCAGATCCGCGCCGTGGTGGTGGCCGGCCGGCTCCGGCTGTGGGAGGGCTGGCCGCCCGACTGGGACGCTCAGGCGCTGGTCGCGCGGGCGGCCGAAGTGGGGCCGGCGGTGGTGAAGCGGGCCGCCCTGCGGCGGGTGGATCCGCGGTAG
- a CDS encoding ABC transporter ATP-binding protein, with amino-acid sequence MHLRSARSTRRGRRPRTADGRESATVQTAQQVTAVGADTTEKTQPVRKVNGRKPRTAEDEDRTLTGPQAPPPTEPEPPAPRASPTTQLPTETPILTRHVGPVEAFRRFWPLTRGDRRWMLMVGGCAVIAALAETVTILLFAQLTDNALKEGSVSAFWTPAGTWLTVAVIGAIVGYLGNSLAAWTAERFLLRLRARVFTHLQTLPPHFFQRNRRGDLVERLTGDVDAIERLVVSGLVGACAALFSTLFYGAAALWLRWELALATFVAAPLFYFATRGFTHRLREVSRRQRAADGALTSVVEETLVNVVLTQAYNRQRDEEERLGREARRWLRASVASARLNALYDQLVEILETLCVLAIIGLGAWEISQRRMTLGQLLAFAAFIGYLYPPIRSLGRLGLTATAATAAADRLLEILDARPAVTDPPPSRALPLPHRARGELRVDNVTFRYPNSPHHNALSSLTFTAHPGAFLVVTGPSGAGKSTLAALLLRFYDPDSGTVRLDGIPVDRLPLADLRRNITLLPQETLVLHDTIEHNIASGREGPTPTREEVVRAARAADAHAFITALPDGYDTVIAPGTAALSGGQLQRVAIARAMLRDAPVLILDEPTTGLDTLAAQRILAPLHRLAAGRTTLVITHDLDLAATADHILVLDDGHLTESGTHPQLLTHAGLYADLFEGRA; translated from the coding sequence ATGCACCTGCGCAGCGCCCGCAGCACGCGCCGCGGCCGCCGGCCGAGGACGGCCGACGGCCGGGAGTCGGCGACGGTCCAAACAGCGCAGCAGGTCACGGCGGTTGGGGCGGACACGACGGAGAAGACGCAGCCGGTCAGGAAGGTCAACGGCCGGAAACCCAGAACGGCCGAGGACGAGGACCGTACGCTGACGGGACCCCAAGCCCCTCCGCCGACGGAACCCGAACCCCCCGCCCCCCGCGCGTCCCCCACCACCCAACTCCCCACCGAGACCCCCATTCTGACCCGGCACGTCGGCCCCGTGGAGGCGTTCCGCCGCTTCTGGCCGCTGACCCGGGGGGACCGCCGCTGGATGCTGATGGTCGGCGGGTGCGCGGTCATCGCGGCCCTCGCCGAGACCGTCACGATCCTGCTCTTCGCCCAACTCACCGACAACGCCCTCAAAGAGGGCTCGGTCAGCGCCTTCTGGACCCCCGCCGGCACCTGGCTCACGGTGGCGGTCATCGGCGCCATCGTCGGCTACCTCGGCAACTCCCTGGCCGCCTGGACCGCGGAACGCTTCCTGCTGCGCCTGCGCGCCCGCGTCTTCACCCACCTCCAGACGCTGCCGCCGCACTTCTTCCAACGCAACCGCCGCGGCGACCTGGTGGAACGGCTCACCGGCGACGTCGACGCCATCGAACGACTCGTGGTCAGCGGCCTGGTGGGCGCCTGCGCGGCCCTCTTCTCCACCCTCTTCTACGGCGCCGCGGCCCTCTGGCTGCGCTGGGAACTGGCCCTGGCCACCTTCGTCGCCGCCCCCCTCTTCTACTTCGCCACCCGCGGCTTCACCCACCGGCTGCGCGAGGTCTCCCGCCGTCAGCGCGCGGCCGACGGCGCCCTCACCTCCGTCGTCGAGGAGACCCTGGTCAACGTCGTCCTCACCCAGGCGTACAACCGACAGCGCGACGAGGAGGAGCGCCTGGGACGGGAGGCCCGCCGCTGGCTGCGCGCCTCGGTCGCCAGCGCCCGCCTCAACGCCCTCTACGACCAACTCGTCGAGATCCTGGAGACCCTCTGCGTGCTGGCCATCATCGGCCTGGGCGCCTGGGAGATCTCCCAGCGCCGGATGACGCTCGGCCAACTCCTCGCCTTCGCCGCCTTCATCGGCTACCTCTACCCGCCCATCCGCTCCCTCGGCCGGCTCGGCCTGACCGCCACCGCCGCCACCGCCGCCGCCGACCGGCTGCTGGAGATCCTCGACGCCCGCCCCGCCGTCACCGACCCGCCCCCGTCCCGCGCCCTCCCCCTCCCGCACCGCGCCCGAGGTGAACTGCGCGTCGACAACGTCACCTTCCGCTACCCCAACTCCCCCCACCACAACGCCCTCAGCTCCCTAACCTTCACCGCACATCCCGGCGCGTTCCTGGTCGTCACCGGCCCCAGCGGCGCCGGCAAGTCCACCCTCGCCGCCCTCCTGCTGCGCTTCTACGACCCGGACTCCGGCACCGTCCGCCTCGACGGCATCCCGGTCGACCGCCTCCCCCTGGCCGACCTCCGCCGCAACATCACCCTGCTCCCACAGGAGACCCTGGTCCTCCACGACACCATCGAGCACAACATCGCCTCCGGTCGCGAGGGCCCCACCCCCACCCGCGAGGAGGTCGTCCGGGCCGCCCGAGCCGCCGACGCCCACGCCTTCATCACCGCCCTCCCGGACGGCTACGACACGGTCATCGCCCCCGGCACCGCCGCCCTCTCCGGCGGCCAGCTACAGCGCGTCGCCATCGCCCGCGCCATGCTCCGCGACGCCCCCGTCCTCATCCTCGACGAGCCCACCACCGGCCTCGACACCCTCGCCGCCCAACGCATCCTCGCCCCCCTCCACCGCCTCGCCGCCGGCCGCACCACCCTCGTCATCACCCACGACCTCGACCTGGCCGCCACCGCCGACCACATCCTCGTCCTCGACGACGGCCACCTCACCGAGTCCGGCACCCACCCCCAACTCCTCACCCACGCCGGCCTATACGCCGACCTCTTCGAGGGACGGGCGTAG